From Fibrobacter sp. UWR4, the proteins below share one genomic window:
- a CDS encoding GTP-binding protein, with protein MAKEHFDRSKPHCNIGTIGHVDHGKTTLTAAICTTLAAKGLAAAKRFD; from the coding sequence ATGGCAAAAGAACATTTTGACAGAAGCAAGCCGCACTGCAACATCGGCACCATCGGCCACGTTGACCACGGTAAGACCACTCTGACCGCTGCAATCTGCACCACCCTCGCCGCTAAGGGCCTGGCTGCTGCAAAGCGTTTCGACGA